A genomic stretch from Candidatus Dormiibacterota bacterium includes:
- a CDS encoding GAF domain-containing sensor histidine kinase, with amino-acid sequence MPQLDTGTLLLGAILAAMALATVGYVAVTAVRGQRRDAARLGAIGFVRSSFASRLDRTIPLNEVLRDMTESLRRNLGLDAAEVWTASGGALERTISDPERGPARFPLTGSEESIVAHAPVSGIAWAKVWLPAVLAGRNGAAIRIAPVSHTGHLLGLIVAERRSGAPALPAEADATLKELAREVGVAINNARLDSALEATLEDLRQHAEALEASRARVVVAADAERRRIERDIHDGVQQYLVAISVKARLARQLNDRDPKRAAQLLEELGQDISKALDELRTLAHGIYPPLLASEGLGAAMVAAARRAVIPTQVHADGIGRYPAELEAAVYFCCLEALQNAGKYAGEGATATVGIRQENDTLLFDVQDTGAGFDLSTQARGAGMTNMMDRVGAVGGTLRVDSSPGHGTTVSGAVPLRTAVEGPANATGS; translated from the coding sequence ATGCCCCAGCTCGACACCGGGACGCTGCTCCTCGGGGCCATCCTGGCGGCAATGGCGCTCGCGACCGTCGGCTACGTCGCCGTCACCGCCGTTCGCGGGCAGCGCCGTGATGCGGCGCGCCTCGGTGCGATCGGCTTCGTGCGAAGCAGTTTCGCCAGCCGCCTCGATCGCACGATCCCGTTGAACGAAGTCCTGCGCGACATGACCGAGTCCCTTCGTCGCAACCTCGGGCTGGACGCCGCCGAAGTCTGGACCGCGTCCGGGGGAGCGCTCGAACGCACGATCTCCGATCCCGAGCGGGGACCGGCACGTTTTCCGCTGACCGGATCTGAAGAGTCGATCGTCGCTCACGCGCCGGTCTCGGGGATCGCCTGGGCGAAAGTCTGGCTGCCGGCAGTGCTCGCGGGGAGAAATGGGGCAGCGATCCGCATTGCGCCGGTGAGCCACACCGGCCACCTGCTGGGGCTGATCGTGGCGGAGCGCCGATCGGGCGCGCCGGCGTTGCCGGCTGAGGCCGATGCGACCCTCAAAGAGCTCGCCCGCGAAGTCGGGGTGGCGATCAACAACGCCCGCCTCGACTCGGCGCTCGAGGCCACGCTCGAGGATCTGCGGCAGCACGCCGAGGCGCTGGAGGCGTCACGGGCTCGCGTCGTGGTGGCTGCTGACGCCGAGCGTCGGCGGATCGAACGCGACATCCACGACGGGGTGCAGCAGTATCTGGTCGCGATTTCTGTGAAGGCGCGCCTGGCCCGCCAGCTGAACGACCGTGACCCGAAGCGAGCCGCCCAGCTACTTGAGGAGCTCGGCCAGGATATCTCGAAAGCGCTCGATGAGCTGCGCACGCTCGCGCACGGTATCTATCCGCCGTTGCTCGCCAGCGAGGGACTCGGTGCCGCGATGGTGGCCGCGGCGCGCCGGGCGGTCATTCCGACGCAAGTGCACGCGGACGGTATTGGTCGCTACCCTGCCGAGCTGGAAGCGGCCGTCTACTTCTGCTGCCTGGAGGCGTTGCAGAATGCCGGCAAATACGCCGGCGAGGGCGCCACGGCAACGGTTGGGATCCGGCAGGAGAATGACACCCTGCTGTTTGACGTTCAGGACACCGGTGCCGGCTTTGATCTCTCGACGCAGGCGCGTGGCGCCGGCATGACGAACATGATGGACCGCGTTGGCGCCGTAGGCGGCACGCTGCGGGTCGATTCCTCGCCGGGCCACGGCACGACCGTCTCCGGAGCGGTACCGCTGCGAACAGCCGTGGAAGGTCCGGCAAACGCTACGGGATCGTGA
- a CDS encoding cupredoxin domain-containing protein: MRTEIYRPALKESTAGTPAGWSRLLLWAAIAVAMLQAVVGIAHFDREALAFAVLFAIGVVILARARQRRGVYTAAVIVLGLLFTDVAFWMITATWSNARNHEQLLYIVEPLALACASVAGLIAVAGRLLDRRQRAAQSAAAAVTIGAIATFVLCLGAAAVTGWGKEQTQGPNDLALRIHNTAYSSASITATSHQVTLYVTNDDLFWHTVTIDQLAVELPLPVGSHRRITFTAPSGTYTFYCRIPGHRQAGMVGTITIP; this comes from the coding sequence ATGAGAACGGAAATTTACCGTCCCGCTTTGAAGGAGAGCACGGCGGGGACCCCCGCGGGATGGTCAAGGCTCCTTCTCTGGGCCGCGATCGCGGTCGCGATGCTGCAGGCCGTCGTTGGCATCGCCCATTTCGACCGGGAGGCGCTCGCCTTCGCCGTCCTGTTCGCGATTGGCGTGGTGATTCTTGCCAGGGCAAGGCAAAGACGCGGCGTCTACACGGCGGCCGTCATCGTCCTCGGCCTGCTCTTCACCGATGTCGCCTTCTGGATGATCACCGCCACCTGGAGCAACGCTCGCAATCACGAGCAGCTGCTCTACATCGTGGAGCCGCTGGCGCTTGCGTGCGCCTCGGTCGCCGGGCTTATCGCCGTCGCCGGCCGGCTTCTCGACCGCCGGCAGCGGGCGGCGCAGAGCGCTGCGGCTGCGGTGACAATCGGGGCGATTGCGACCTTCGTCCTCTGCCTGGGTGCCGCCGCGGTCACCGGTTGGGGCAAGGAGCAGACGCAGGGGCCGAACGATCTGGCACTTCGGATCCATAACACCGCGTACTCCAGCGCGAGCATCACCGCAACCTCGCACCAGGTCACCCTCTACGTGACCAACGACGACCTCTTCTGGCACACGGTCACCATCGATCAGCTCGCCGTCGAGCTGCCGCTACCGGTCGGGAGCCACCGGCGCATCACGTTCACAGCGCCGTCCGGCACCTACACGTTCTACTGCCGGATCCCCGGGCATCGTCAGGCCGGGATGGTCGGCACGATCACGATCCCGTAG
- a CDS encoding cyclic nucleotide-binding domain-containing protein, producing MIVGHGHSGRGWIGKTKLGFGSRKILFSAIGMPDIRSEPEAGKLSVRFVQTSGGRVAMPLPRKLNRPPFVQIVPPLVWTTLALTIHADGSSKADVVGASPFPRHWIYDDAGRLANKVAVTDFKSWSGDIFGERTPWGAEDSPAFVTEVETALERELSQTIMRGGAKPKVRKLNQGDALVEQGQSGEELFLLLDGVLSVEVDGKGLAEVGPGAILGERALLEGGRRTATLRALTPARVAVASADQISPDALAELATGHRREEDGR from the coding sequence TTGATCGTCGGCCACGGGCATTCGGGCCGGGGCTGGATTGGCAAGACCAAATTGGGGTTCGGCTCGCGCAAAATTCTCTTTTCGGCGATCGGCATGCCCGATATCCGCTCGGAGCCGGAAGCCGGCAAGCTGTCCGTTCGCTTCGTCCAGACCAGTGGCGGACGCGTCGCGATGCCGCTGCCCCGCAAGCTCAACCGCCCCCCGTTCGTGCAGATCGTGCCACCGCTCGTTTGGACCACACTTGCGCTCACGATCCACGCCGATGGTTCGTCGAAGGCCGATGTCGTCGGCGCCAGTCCCTTCCCGAGGCATTGGATCTATGACGATGCCGGCCGCCTGGCGAACAAAGTGGCGGTCACCGATTTCAAGAGCTGGTCCGGCGATATCTTCGGCGAGCGCACGCCGTGGGGTGCCGAGGATTCGCCCGCCTTCGTGACCGAAGTCGAGACCGCGCTCGAACGCGAACTGTCCCAGACCATCATGCGGGGCGGTGCCAAGCCAAAGGTTCGGAAACTCAACCAGGGCGACGCGCTCGTCGAGCAGGGTCAATCCGGGGAGGAGCTGTTCCTGCTGCTCGACGGCGTCCTCTCGGTGGAGGTCGATGGAAAGGGCCTGGCCGAGGTCGGACCGGGCGCCATCCTCGGGGAGCGGGCATTGCTCGAAGGCGGAAGGCGAACCGCCACGCTGCGCGCGCTTACTCCCGCCCGCGTCGCGGTGGCCAGCGCTGATCAGATTTCACCCGACGCGCTCGCAGAGCTGGCGACGGGCCACCGCCGTGAGGAGGACGGCAGATGA
- a CDS encoding FAD-dependent oxidoreductase codes for MPPASARSRVCNVLVIGSGAAGLRAAIAATEAGSQVLVVGKRDRLDAHTVLAAGGINAVLGTRDPQDSWEQHFADTLREGYFLGHPRVVEIMAREAPDAVRELADWGCQFARLEDGRLDQRFFGAHKYRRTCYAGDYTGRAILYTLAGKVQQLGIPVIEDQYVSRLLVADGNCFGAYGFDLVSGERTVFEADAVVIAAGGHTRLWRRSSSRRDENYGEGMFLALEAGCRLMDMELVQFHPTGMVMPEEVAGTLVTEAVRGEGGHLYNKDHERFMTRYDPARMELSARDRVALAIYTEIIEGRGGPNGGVFLDISHHPKDEILQKLPRMYRQFIEYQMLDISKQPMEVAPTAHYSMGGISVDPETHATDVVGLYAAGECTSGLHGANRLGGNSLAETVIFGRRAGAAAAAHSQESEVQRRSKKAVLEAEDELQRLIKPGSELARPLQRALRNLMWEHCGVVRDEARMRGGLRKVGELAEAAETVDIRPGQEGWFELGHVLDLRAGLRTAEATLRCALERRESRGAHNRSDFPALDPALERNFYTRLEARDRPLTVWSEPVPAIPATLKRQLTDEEMEVAGRLLE; via the coding sequence ATGCCCCCAGCATCGGCGCGCAGCCGGGTCTGCAACGTGCTCGTCATCGGCTCGGGCGCCGCCGGGTTGCGCGCGGCGATCGCCGCGACCGAGGCTGGCAGCCAGGTCCTGGTGGTGGGCAAGCGCGACCGGCTGGACGCCCATACCGTCCTGGCGGCGGGCGGCATCAATGCCGTTCTCGGCACGCGCGATCCGCAGGACTCGTGGGAGCAACACTTCGCCGATACGCTGCGCGAGGGCTACTTCCTCGGCCATCCGCGCGTGGTCGAGATCATGGCCCGGGAGGCGCCGGACGCGGTGCGCGAGCTCGCCGACTGGGGCTGCCAGTTCGCGCGCCTCGAGGATGGCCGGCTCGATCAGCGCTTCTTCGGCGCGCATAAGTACCGGCGCACCTGCTACGCGGGCGACTACACCGGCCGGGCCATCCTGTACACGCTGGCCGGCAAAGTGCAGCAGCTCGGGATCCCGGTGATCGAAGATCAATATGTCTCGCGTCTCCTCGTCGCCGACGGCAACTGCTTCGGCGCCTATGGTTTCGACCTCGTATCCGGGGAGCGGACGGTCTTCGAGGCGGACGCGGTTGTCATCGCGGCCGGAGGGCACACCCGGCTCTGGCGGCGCAGCTCCTCGCGCCGTGACGAAAACTATGGCGAGGGCATGTTCCTCGCGCTCGAGGCCGGCTGCCGCCTGATGGACATGGAATTGGTTCAGTTCCATCCAACCGGCATGGTCATGCCGGAAGAGGTCGCCGGCACGCTCGTCACCGAGGCGGTTCGCGGCGAGGGCGGCCATCTCTACAACAAGGACCATGAGCGGTTCATGACCCGCTATGACCCGGCGCGCATGGAGCTGAGCGCGCGCGATCGAGTCGCGCTGGCCATCTACACCGAGATCATCGAGGGCCGAGGCGGCCCTAACGGTGGAGTGTTCCTGGACATTTCCCATCACCCCAAGGACGAGATCCTCCAGAAGCTGCCGAGGATGTACCGGCAGTTCATCGAATACCAGATGCTCGACATCTCCAAGCAACCGATGGAGGTGGCGCCGACGGCGCATTACTCGATGGGCGGCATCTCCGTCGATCCGGAGACGCATGCCACCGACGTGGTTGGCCTCTACGCGGCTGGGGAGTGCACCTCCGGTCTGCACGGCGCCAATCGCCTGGGGGGCAATTCGCTCGCGGAGACCGTCATCTTCGGTCGGCGGGCCGGCGCTGCCGCGGCCGCCCATTCGCAGGAATCCGAAGTACAGCGTCGCTCCAAGAAGGCGGTGCTTGAGGCGGAAGACGAGCTCCAGCGTCTGATCAAGCCGGGAAGCGAGCTGGCGCGTCCACTGCAGCGGGCGCTGCGCAATCTCATGTGGGAGCACTGTGGGGTCGTTCGCGATGAGGCCAGAATGCGCGGCGGTTTACGAAAAGTTGGCGAGCTCGCGGAGGCCGCGGAGACGGTCGACATCCGGCCCGGGCAGGAAGGATGGTTCGAGCTGGGCCATGTACTCGACCTCCGCGCCGGACTCCGAACGGCGGAGGCAACGCTTCGCTGCGCGCTCGAGCGGCGGGAGAGCCGCGGGGCTCATAACCGATCCGACTTCCCGGCTCTGGATCCAGCCTTGGAGCGCAACTTCTACACCCGGCTGGAGGCGCGAGACCGGCCGTTGACGGTCTGGAGCGAGCCGGTTCCCGCCATTCCGGCCACGTTGAAGCGGCAGCTGACCGACGAGGAAATGGAGGTGGCCGGAAGGCTGCTGGAATAG
- a CDS encoding response regulator transcription factor has product MPIRVVLAEDNYLVREGVRQLIDAQPELQVVAVCTDFDSLLAAVEQHQPDVVLTDIRMPPTGTDEGIRAAEQLRQHHPRIGVVILSQFSEPDYALALLQKGASGRAYLLKERVSDIEQLVTAIREVANGGSVIDPKVIESLVAAKARKPKSPLAELTPREHEVLALMAQGKNNAAIAATLFLTERAVEKHINSIFSKLSLAEEKDTHRRVRAALLYLSEEKG; this is encoded by the coding sequence GTGCCAATCCGCGTCGTGCTGGCCGAGGACAACTACCTCGTCCGTGAAGGCGTCCGGCAACTGATCGACGCCCAGCCGGAGCTCCAAGTGGTCGCCGTGTGCACGGACTTTGACTCCCTGTTAGCGGCGGTCGAGCAGCATCAGCCGGACGTCGTGCTGACTGACATCCGCATGCCGCCAACCGGGACCGACGAAGGGATTCGAGCCGCCGAGCAGCTGCGCCAGCACCACCCACGGATCGGCGTCGTCATCCTCAGCCAGTTCAGCGAGCCGGACTATGCGCTGGCGCTGTTGCAGAAGGGCGCCAGCGGCCGCGCGTACCTATTAAAAGAGCGCGTCTCCGACATCGAGCAGCTGGTGACCGCCATCCGCGAGGTGGCCAACGGCGGTTCGGTCATCGATCCCAAGGTGATCGAGAGCCTGGTGGCGGCCAAGGCCCGCAAGCCAAAGTCGCCGCTCGCCGAGCTCACCCCGCGTGAGCACGAGGTCCTCGCGCTCATGGCCCAGGGGAAGAACAACGCGGCGATCGCGGCCACGCTCTTCCTCACCGAGCGAGCTGTCGAGAAGCACATCAACTCGATCTTTTCCAAGCTCAGCCTGGCCGAGGAGAAGGACACGCACCGGCGAGTCAGAGCTGCCCTGCTCTACCTGTCGGAAGAGAAGGGGTAA
- a CDS encoding response regulator transcription factor, translated as MAVRVLIVDDQAPFRQAARAVVEATDGFEVIAESETGEASVEASQTLHPDLVLMDVNLPGINGLEATRQILKNSNGTVVVLLLSTYEEAEYAPRAAECGASTYISKSKFEPDRLAAAWEGAQKH; from the coding sequence ATGGCAGTACGGGTACTCATCGTTGACGATCAGGCGCCGTTCCGGCAGGCGGCGCGGGCCGTCGTCGAGGCGACCGACGGCTTCGAGGTGATTGCCGAATCCGAAACCGGCGAGGCTTCGGTCGAGGCAAGCCAGACCCTGCACCCCGACCTGGTCTTGATGGATGTCAACCTGCCTGGGATCAACGGCCTCGAGGCCACCCGGCAGATCCTCAAGAACTCCAACGGCACCGTGGTCGTGCTGCTCCTCTCCACCTACGAAGAGGCCGAGTACGCGCCGCGTGCCGCCGAATGCGGGGCATCCACCTACATTTCGAAGTCCAAATTCGAGCCCGACCGGCTTGCAGCTGCCTGGGAAGGTGCCCAGAAGCACTAG